Proteins from a single region of Papaver somniferum cultivar HN1 unplaced genomic scaffold, ASM357369v1 unplaced-scaffold_79, whole genome shotgun sequence:
- the LOC113344680 gene encoding protein PIN-LIKES 2-like, protein MSSGFVAMNFNMSQGVNLLSTVVPLLKLISLTMIGLILAHPSVKMVPRATFKLLSKLVFALFLPCLIFTQLGKSITLEGLRSWWFVPVNVLISTLVGCALGYLVAIICKPPPEFFRFTVVMTAFGNTGNLPIAIIGSVCHSKDNPFGPDCHTNGIAYVSVSQWVAVILVYTLVYHMMEPPIEYYDIVDEGIRDEEITPVHDMSRPLLVEAEWPGMEDKETENSKRPFIATVFNSLSNISHQSLSDSDVDAPVASGASSPKSVRCLAEPKMVRRIRIVAEQTPVRHILQPPTIASFLAIIIGLVPALKASVFGDDAPLAFITDSLEILAGAMVPSVMLILGGMLSEGPNDSKLGIKTIVGVSVARLVVLPVLGIGIIALADKMNILVDGDQMYRFVLLLQYTTPTAILLGAIASLRGYAVREASALLFWQHVFGVLSLSVYITIYFKLLSYV, encoded by the coding sequence ATGTCGTCGGGGTTTGTGGCAATGAATTTCAACATGTCTCAAGGTGTAAACCTGCTGTCAACGGTAGTGCCATTGCTGAAACTCATCTCCCTTACCATGATTGGCTTAATTCTTGCACACCCATCTGTCAAAATGGTTCCAAGAGCAACATTCAAACTTCTCAGCAAGCTTGTTTTTGCATTGTTTCTGCCTTGCCTGATATTTACACAGCTTGGTAAGTCCATAACTCTTGAAGGCCTTCGTAGTTGGTGGTTTGTACCAGTGAATGTTCTGATCAGTACACTGGTTGGTTGTGCATTGGGTTATTTGGTTGCAATCATATGTAAACCACCGCCTGAGTTTTTTAGGTTTACTGTTGTGATGACTGCGTTTGGGAACACCGGGAATCTTCCAATTGCAATCATTGGGTCTGTTTGTCATAGTAAGGATAATCCGTTTGGTCCTGATTGTCATACCAATGGTATTGCTTATGTGTCGGTATCTCAATGGGTTGCTGTGATTTTGGTTTATACTTTGGTTTATCATATGATGGAACCTCCCATAGAGTACTATGATATTGTTGATGAGGGGATACGAGATGAGGAAATAACTCCGGTTCATGATATGAGTAGGCCTCTTCTTGTTGAAGCTGAGTGGCCTGGTATGGAGGACAAGGAAACTGAAAACTCCAAGAGACCTTTCATTGCTACGGTCTTTAACAGCCTTTCAAATATCTCCCATCAAAGTTTGTCTGACAGTGATGTTGATGCACCGGTGGCGAGTGGCGCCAGCAGTCCCAAGTCTGTCAGGTGTTTGGCAGAGCCGAAGATGGTTCGCAGGATTCGAATTGTTGCTGAACAAACCCCAGTGCGTCACATCCTTCAACCCCCAACAATAGCTTCTTTTCTTGCTATTATTATTGGGTTGGTGCCAGCTCTCAAGGCGTCTGTGTTTGGGGACGATGCTCCACTTGCTTTCATCACAGATAGTTTAGAAATCTTGGCAGGAGCTATGGTTCCTTCGGTGATGCTTATTCTCGGTGGAATGCTTTCTGAAGGTCCAAATGATTCTAAACTTGGGATTAAAACTATTGTTGGTGTTAGCGTAGCAAGGCTCGTAGTGCTTCCTGTGTTGGGGATTGGGATAATTGCTTTGGCTGATAAAATGAACATTTTGGTCGACGGTGATCAGATGTACAGATTTGTTCTTTTGTTGCAATACACTACACCTACTGCCATCTTGTTAGGGGCAATTGCCAGTCTGAGAGGTTATGCAGTTCGTGAAGCTTCAGCGCTCCTATTCTGGCAGCATGTCTTTGGCGTTCTGTCTCTCTCAGTATATATCACAATTTACTTTAAATTGCTTTCATATGTATGA